A window of the Dyadobacter pollutisoli genome harbors these coding sequences:
- the rplJ gene encoding 50S ribosomal protein L10, whose protein sequence is MTREEKAVIIDELSQKFASTPYFYITNATGMSVGEVNTLRGLCFERGIEYRVVKNTLIKKALETLDTDYSSFDEVLKGMSGVMFHPESGKVPAQLIKEFKKKSGSDKLKFKGASVDTAVFVGESQLDVLISLKSKQEMIGEIIGLLQSPAKNVIGALQSGGNKLAGILKTLSEKED, encoded by the coding sequence ATGACACGGGAAGAGAAAGCAGTAATTATAGACGAATTAAGTCAAAAATTCGCTAGCACTCCATACTTCTATATTACCAATGCAACCGGCATGTCCGTTGGCGAGGTAAATACCCTGAGAGGCCTTTGCTTCGAACGTGGTATCGAGTATCGTGTTGTGAAGAATACATTGATTAAGAAAGCACTAGAAACATTAGATACGGATTATTCCTCTTTTGACGAAGTTTTGAAAGGAATGTCCGGAGTTATGTTTCACCCGGAGTCAGGTAAAGTACCTGCGCAATTGATTAAGGAATTCAAGAAAAAATCAGGTAGCGACAAGCTTAAATTTAAAGGAGCTTCTGTTGATACTGCGGTTTTTGTTGGTGAAAGCCAGCTTGACGTTCTGATCTCTCTGAAATCGAAACAAGAAATGATCGGTGAGATTATCGGATTGCTGCAATCACCTGCTAAAAATGTTATCGGCGCTCTTCAAAGCGGAGGAAACAAATTGGCTGGTATTCTCAAAACTTTATCTGAGAAAGAAGACTAA
- the rplA gene encoding 50S ribosomal protein L1 — MGKLTKKQKEALSKFDANQAYSLEAAADVLKTISYTKFDSSVDIDVRLGVDPRKADQMVRGVVTLPHGTGKEVRVLVLCTPDKEAEAKEAGADFVGLDEYITKIEQGWTDIDVIITMPSVMAKVGRLGKVLGPRGLMPNPKSGTVTPDVAKAVKEVKAGKIDFKVDKTGIIHTSVGKVSFGIDQLTQNAQEVINTLVRLKPSSAKGTYVKSIHLSSTMSPGVTIDKNTIPGL, encoded by the coding sequence ATGGGAAAACTGACCAAAAAGCAAAAAGAAGCTCTTTCGAAATTCGACGCAAATCAGGCTTACTCACTAGAGGCAGCAGCGGACGTACTTAAGACGATTTCTTATACCAAATTTGATTCTTCCGTGGATATCGATGTCCGTTTGGGCGTTGATCCTCGTAAAGCTGATCAGATGGTACGTGGCGTGGTAACATTGCCACACGGAACCGGAAAAGAAGTTCGTGTATTGGTTTTGTGTACTCCGGATAAGGAGGCAGAAGCGAAAGAAGCAGGAGCAGATTTTGTTGGTCTTGACGAGTATATCACTAAGATAGAACAAGGCTGGACTGACATTGACGTAATTATCACAATGCCTAGTGTAATGGCAAAAGTGGGACGGTTAGGTAAAGTATTGGGTCCTCGCGGTCTGATGCCAAATCCTAAATCAGGAACGGTAACTCCGGATGTAGCGAAAGCTGTGAAAGAAGTAAAAGCAGGTAAGATTGATTTCAAAGTTGATAAAACAGGGATCATTCATACAAGCGTTGGAAAGGTTTCATTTGGAATCGACCAGCTTACACAGAACGCTCAGGAAGTTATCAATACCTTGGTTCGCCTTAAACCATCTTCGGCAAAAGGTACTTACGTAAAGAGCATTCACTTGTCAAGCACGATGAGCCCGGGTGTTACTATTGATAAAAACACGATTCCAGGATTATAA
- the rplK gene encoding 50S ribosomal protein L11 — MAKEIGGYVKLQVKGGQANPSPPIGPALGSKGLNIMEFCKQFNGRTQDKMGVVLPVVITYYKDKSFDFVIKTPPAAILLLEASKVKTGSAQPNRLKVGSVSWDQVRTIAETKMPDLNCFTIDSAMKMIAGTARSMGITVAGKAPWEENN; from the coding sequence ATGGCAAAAGAAATAGGTGGATACGTCAAACTACAGGTAAAAGGTGGCCAAGCCAATCCTTCACCTCCGATTGGACCTGCATTAGGTTCGAAGGGTTTGAATATCATGGAGTTTTGCAAGCAATTCAATGGCCGTACCCAGGACAAAATGGGTGTGGTATTGCCGGTAGTTATTACATACTATAAGGATAAGTCTTTTGACTTCGTCATTAAGACCCCCCCGGCCGCGATTCTGCTTCTGGAAGCATCAAAAGTAAAGACAGGTTCGGCTCAGCCAAACCGTTTGAAGGTAGGTTCGGTATCATGGGATCAGGTTCGTACGATCGCTGAGACTAAAATGCCAGATCTTAATTGCTTTACAATTGATTCTGCTATGAAAATGATTGCGGGAACGGCTCGTAGTATGGGTATTACTGTAGCAGGCAAAGCCCCGTGGGAAGAAAACAACTGA
- the nusG gene encoding transcription termination/antitermination protein NusG, with amino-acid sequence MSSLNWFVLRAVSGQEKKIKSYIENEITRQKLNEFVPQILIPSEKIYEMRNGKKRVREKNFFPGYIIISADLSKGEVLHIITSIPGVIGFLGNAEGNSKVPVPLRQSEINRILGKVDEAEQHEEAPSMSFIKGETVKVVDGPFSGFIGLVEEVFDEKKKLNVVVKIFGRNTPVELSYAQVEKDS; translated from the coding sequence ATGAGTAGTCTAAATTGGTTTGTATTAAGAGCAGTGTCCGGACAAGAGAAAAAAATCAAGTCCTACATTGAAAACGAAATAACACGGCAGAAACTTAATGAATTCGTTCCTCAGATTCTAATCCCTTCGGAAAAGATATATGAGATGCGTAACGGAAAGAAACGTGTTAGGGAAAAGAACTTTTTCCCAGGATACATAATCATTTCGGCTGATTTATCTAAAGGTGAGGTGTTGCACATTATCACCAGTATTCCAGGTGTAATTGGCTTCCTTGGAAATGCGGAGGGAAACTCAAAAGTTCCCGTGCCGTTGCGCCAATCTGAAATCAACAGGATTTTGGGTAAAGTTGACGAAGCCGAGCAGCACGAAGAAGCACCAAGCATGTCATTCATTAAAGGTGAAACTGTGAAGGTGGTAGATGGTCCTTTCAGTGGATTCATCGGGCTGGTTGAAGAAGTATTTGATGAGAAGAAAAAACTCAATGTAGTTGTAAAAATATTCGGGCGTAATACACCCGTGGAACTCAGTTACGCACAAGTAGAAAAGGATAGTTGA
- the secE gene encoding preprotein translocase subunit SecE produces MEKFTSFLKASWEEITQHVTWPPFNELQANTTLVLVGSLIFAFVVGVMDFVFENALKLFYQSF; encoded by the coding sequence ATGGAAAAATTTACTTCTTTTTTGAAAGCGTCTTGGGAAGAAATCACCCAACATGTAACATGGCCTCCTTTTAATGAGCTTCAGGCCAACACAACTCTAGTGCTTGTCGGCTCCCTCATTTTTGCCTTTGTGGTAGGTGTGATGGATTTCGTCTTCGAGAATGCACTGAAACTGTTTTATCAGTCTTTCTAA
- the tuf gene encoding elongation factor Tu yields the protein MAKETFDRSKPHVNIGTIGHVDHGKTTLTAAITTVLAKKGLAVLRDFSSIDNAPEEKERGITINTSHVEYATANRHYAHVDCPGHADYVKNMVTGAAQMDGAIIVVAATDGPMPQTREHILLARQVGVPQLVVFMNKVDMVDDPELLELVEMEIRELLSFYDYDGDNIPVIQGSALGGLNGEEKWVKTIEDLMDAVDSYIPIPPRMTDLPFLMPVEDVFSITGRGTVATGRIERGVINSGDPVDILGMGAEGLKSTVTGVEMFRKILDRGEAGDNVGLLLRGINKEDIRRGMVICKPGSVKPHAAFKGEVYVLSKEEGGRHTPFFNKYRPQFYFRTTDVTGEITLPAGVEMVMPGDNITIDVKLINKIAMEKGLRFAIREGGRTVGAGQVTEIVD from the coding sequence ATGGCAAAAGAGACGTTTGACCGCTCGAAACCCCACGTAAATATTGGTACTATCGGGCACGTTGACCACGGTAAAACTACCCTTACTGCAGCTATCACAACTGTGTTGGCGAAAAAGGGTCTAGCTGTACTACGTGATTTCTCATCAATTGATAATGCTCCTGAAGAGAAAGAGCGTGGTATCACAATTAACACATCCCACGTTGAGTACGCGACAGCAAACCGTCACTATGCTCACGTTGACTGTCCAGGTCACGCGGATTATGTAAAGAACATGGTTACTGGTGCTGCCCAGATGGACGGTGCTATCATCGTAGTTGCTGCTACTGATGGACCAATGCCACAAACTCGTGAGCACATTCTTTTGGCACGCCAGGTTGGTGTTCCTCAGCTTGTTGTATTCATGAACAAAGTGGATATGGTTGATGATCCAGAACTTCTTGAACTTGTTGAAATGGAAATCCGTGAGCTTTTGAGCTTCTACGATTACGATGGAGACAACATTCCTGTAATCCAAGGTTCTGCTTTGGGTGGTTTGAATGGAGAAGAAAAATGGGTTAAAACGATCGAAGATTTGATGGATGCTGTTGATAGCTACATTCCAATTCCTCCTCGTATGACTGATCTTCCTTTCTTGATGCCTGTTGAAGACGTATTCTCGATCACTGGTCGTGGTACTGTTGCAACTGGTCGTATCGAGCGTGGTGTGATCAACTCAGGAGATCCTGTTGATATCCTAGGTATGGGTGCAGAAGGTCTTAAATCAACCGTAACTGGTGTTGAGATGTTCCGTAAGATCCTTGACCGTGGTGAAGCTGGTGACAACGTAGGTCTTCTTCTTCGTGGTATTAACAAAGAAGATATCCGTCGTGGAATGGTAATCTGCAAGCCAGGTTCTGTGAAGCCTCACGCTGCTTTCAAAGGAGAGGTTTATGTACTTTCGAAAGAAGAAGGTGGACGTCACACTCCATTCTTTAACAAATATCGTCCTCAATTCTACTTCCGTACCACGGACGTAACTGGTGAAATTACCCTTCCAGCAGGTGTTGAAATGGTAATGCCAGGTGATAACATCACAATTGATGTGAAATTGATCAACAAGATTGCTATGGAAAAAGGTCTTCGTTTCGCTATTCGTGAAGGTGGACGTACCGTAGGTGCTGGTCAGGTAACAGAGATTGTTGACTAA
- a CDS encoding RNA polymerase sigma factor yields MGRILSLFSQEAQLVKALRKEDPKAQRQVYDKYSTRMLGLCFRYICDDMAAEDVMVEGFLKVFAKIEQFNSDGSFEGWIRRIMVNEALGYLRKQKKVLEDTLSDEANNIPDYVYADQNLEAQELLNLIEGLPIGYRTVFNLFAIEGYAHSEIAQMLNITESTSKSQLHRARALLQRMVSNWENDFKKKVDYEKASC; encoded by the coding sequence ATGGGTAGAATTTTATCACTATTTAGCCAGGAAGCACAGCTTGTCAAAGCGCTACGGAAGGAGGATCCGAAAGCACAGCGGCAAGTCTATGATAAATACAGCACTCGCATGCTGGGTTTATGCTTTCGCTACATCTGTGATGATATGGCTGCTGAGGATGTGATGGTGGAAGGGTTTTTAAAGGTATTTGCGAAAATTGAGCAGTTCAATAGTGACGGGAGTTTTGAAGGCTGGATCCGCAGAATAATGGTTAATGAGGCGTTGGGCTATCTGAGAAAGCAAAAGAAGGTCTTGGAAGACACATTGTCTGACGAGGCGAACAATATACCCGACTATGTGTACGCGGACCAGAATTTGGAGGCGCAGGAGTTATTGAATCTGATCGAGGGATTGCCAATAGGATACAGAACGGTTTTTAACTTATTCGCAATCGAGGGATATGCTCATAGTGAAATCGCTCAAATGCTAAATATTACAGAAAGTACTTCCAAGTCGCAGCTGCACCGGGCAAGGGCGCTGTTACAAAGAATGGTTTCTAATTGGGAAAATGATTTTAAAAAAAAAGTAGACTATGAAAAAGCATCCTGTTGA
- the murI gene encoding glutamate racemase: MLDSSAPIGIFDSGIGGMTVASAVTRLLPQENTIYFGDTAHLPYGDKSTAAIQAYSIKICNMLLQQNCKLILIACNSASAAAYELVKEYVGSKARVMNVIDPVVDYIKEHYDGKTIGLIGTKQTVLSNVYKKKVDALGKNINLKSLATPLLAPMIEEGFFDNNISESIIASYLSDQSISSIEALILGCTHYPLIKNQISNFYGEKVEILDTSEIVARSLKAWLEQHYLVNEKGSGKRQFYVSDYTLSFEQSTNIFFGRQIQLEHYPLWE, from the coding sequence ATGCTTGACTCTTCGGCTCCGATAGGAATTTTTGACAGTGGTATCGGCGGTATGACCGTTGCCAGCGCAGTGACAAGGCTTTTGCCGCAGGAAAACACGATTTATTTTGGTGACACTGCACACCTTCCATATGGGGACAAGTCCACAGCGGCCATTCAGGCATACTCGATTAAAATTTGCAATATGCTTTTGCAGCAAAATTGCAAGCTCATTCTAATTGCCTGTAATTCAGCTTCTGCGGCGGCCTATGAATTGGTGAAAGAGTATGTAGGCAGCAAAGCCAGGGTTATGAATGTGATCGATCCTGTCGTTGACTACATTAAGGAGCACTATGATGGCAAGACCATTGGCTTGATCGGAACAAAACAGACAGTACTTTCCAATGTTTACAAAAAGAAGGTAGACGCATTAGGCAAAAATATCAATCTGAAATCCCTTGCGACTCCATTACTCGCGCCGATGATCGAGGAAGGTTTCTTTGACAACAACATTAGTGAAAGCATTATAGCGAGCTATTTATCGGATCAGTCCATTTCATCCATTGAAGCACTCATCCTTGGCTGCACGCATTATCCACTGATTAAAAACCAGATCAGCAACTTTTACGGAGAGAAAGTAGAAATATTGGATACGTCTGAGATTGTAGCCCGATCATTGAAAGCATGGCTGGAACAACATTATCTGGTGAATGAAAAAGGGTCCGGCAAAAGACAATTCTATGTGTCAGATTACACACTTTCATTTGAACAGTCAACCAATATCTTTTTTGGCCGGCAGATTCAATTAGAGCATTATCCTTTGTGGGAATAA
- a CDS encoding glycosyl hydrolase — translation MRPILLFLLLLKCTLLSAQDISTAKPWTFWWWMGSAVNKADITKQLEYFAKSGIGGVHIIPIYGVKGYESQSISFLSKEWLEVMGHTVREGKRLGVGVDMTTGTGWPFGGPNVSVESAAKNMTVQNNKLVVTPTKQKVKRAAPGGDGFVLDPFNASAMDKYLSRFDSAFATIKDLPRSMYNDSYEAYGANWTDDFAEQFKKRRGYDLEQNLTLLADSTNKADGVLVRIDYHQTIAELLLERYALPWTKWSTAHGFLTRYQAHGSPGNLLDLYEAADIPETESFGTSRFPIPGLRVDPDYSIDQFGTPNVLAMKFASSAANFSGKKLVSSETGTWLANHFKVSLSQIKPQIDELFTAGINHIFYHGSTYSPENEPYPGWLFYASTNFGKSSHFAEHFSILNEYVEWCQKLLQNSKPDNDVLVYFPVHDLWSMPAKSSGNVHLLEVHHVDRWLLDLPFGKLTQWLWKEGYAFDYVSDLQLTKLKIDKNGDLNSGSTSYKTLLIPASTYMPEETLAQLKRLAAAGAKIVFEKQLPLKVTGYAEHTNRQNEFLTELENLRGASNVRVSNDLEKDLKANGVIAEELSKKGLTFIRKKNERGVLYFVANLGNTFKEGWVRIGKSEMVSRNRPLRGTSLMYGRTTKDGYEEVFLSLPPGESCFLQSGDGSEYAYKDIKKKKYPVVGEWSLSFLKGRPSLPAPSKSTELKSWTTLPDSASYFSGTARYTIKFDVPASLLKNGSCKLDLGDVREVASVKLNGKDIGVAWHIPFQLSIGNLRLKDNILEIEVTNLSANYMRLRDQQKPDWKKFYDINIVDITYKKFDASKWEPMPSGLLGPVTLIYD, via the coding sequence ATGCGGCCGATCCTACTTTTTTTGCTTCTGTTAAAATGTACTCTGCTCAGCGCACAGGATATTTCCACCGCCAAACCATGGACATTCTGGTGGTGGATGGGTAGTGCGGTTAACAAGGCTGACATTACCAAGCAACTGGAATATTTTGCGAAATCTGGGATCGGAGGAGTTCATATTATACCGATTTATGGAGTAAAAGGATACGAATCACAGTCCATTTCATTTTTGAGTAAAGAATGGCTGGAAGTAATGGGCCATACAGTGCGAGAAGGAAAGCGGCTGGGTGTTGGCGTAGATATGACAACTGGTACTGGCTGGCCATTTGGCGGACCTAATGTCTCCGTAGAGTCAGCGGCGAAGAACATGACGGTTCAAAATAATAAATTGGTTGTCACTCCCACGAAGCAAAAGGTGAAGCGAGCTGCCCCCGGAGGTGACGGATTTGTTCTGGATCCGTTCAATGCGTCAGCGATGGATAAATATCTGTCCAGGTTTGACTCTGCTTTCGCGACAATAAAGGATTTGCCGAGATCAATGTATAACGATTCTTATGAAGCATACGGAGCCAATTGGACTGACGATTTTGCAGAACAGTTTAAAAAAAGAAGAGGCTACGATCTAGAACAGAATCTGACACTTCTGGCGGACAGTACCAATAAGGCGGACGGAGTTCTGGTCAGAATTGATTATCATCAAACCATTGCCGAACTACTACTGGAACGTTACGCATTACCCTGGACAAAATGGAGCACTGCGCATGGTTTCCTGACCAGGTATCAGGCTCACGGCTCTCCCGGGAATTTGCTTGATTTGTATGAGGCTGCTGATATCCCCGAAACGGAGTCTTTCGGAACCAGCCGTTTTCCGATACCGGGACTAAGAGTAGATCCTGATTATTCTATCGACCAGTTTGGCACTCCTAACGTGCTGGCAATGAAGTTTGCCTCATCGGCCGCTAATTTTTCTGGAAAAAAACTAGTTAGTTCAGAAACGGGAACCTGGCTTGCGAATCATTTCAAAGTTTCGTTATCGCAGATCAAGCCGCAGATTGACGAGCTTTTTACAGCGGGTATCAATCACATTTTTTATCACGGAAGTACCTATTCGCCGGAAAATGAGCCTTATCCGGGGTGGTTATTCTATGCTTCTACCAACTTTGGTAAGAGCTCACATTTCGCTGAGCACTTTTCTATCTTAAATGAATACGTAGAATGGTGCCAGAAGCTTCTTCAAAATAGCAAACCGGACAATGATGTGCTCGTGTATTTTCCTGTCCATGATCTTTGGTCGATGCCTGCGAAGTCTTCGGGTAATGTGCATTTGCTCGAAGTGCATCACGTGGATCGTTGGCTTCTGGATCTGCCATTTGGGAAGCTCACTCAATGGTTGTGGAAAGAAGGGTATGCATTCGACTATGTATCCGACTTGCAATTGACCAAATTGAAAATCGACAAGAATGGTGATCTAAATTCGGGTAGTACTTCCTACAAGACATTACTCATTCCCGCCAGTACTTATATGCCGGAGGAAACGCTCGCTCAGTTAAAGCGATTGGCTGCGGCGGGGGCTAAGATTGTTTTTGAAAAGCAGCTTCCATTGAAAGTTACCGGATACGCTGAACACACAAATAGGCAAAATGAATTTTTGACGGAATTAGAAAACCTACGCGGGGCTAGCAATGTTCGTGTTTCAAATGATCTTGAAAAAGACCTGAAAGCAAATGGCGTAATCGCGGAGGAATTATCAAAAAAGGGATTGACATTCATTCGCAAAAAGAACGAACGAGGGGTATTGTATTTTGTTGCCAATCTTGGAAATACCTTTAAGGAAGGTTGGGTTAGAATTGGAAAGTCGGAGATGGTTTCCAGGAACAGACCATTAAGGGGAACATCATTAATGTATGGAAGAACTACGAAGGATGGATATGAGGAAGTGTTCCTATCGTTACCTCCTGGTGAATCGTGTTTTTTACAGTCGGGAGATGGCTCGGAGTATGCTTACAAGGATATCAAAAAAAAGAAATACCCAGTTGTGGGTGAATGGAGCCTCTCTTTTTTGAAAGGAAGACCCTCACTTCCCGCACCTTCAAAGTCAACGGAGTTGAAATCTTGGACAACATTGCCAGATTCTGCGTCCTACTTTTCGGGAACTGCCAGATATACAATCAAATTTGATGTTCCGGCCTCTTTGCTTAAAAACGGGTCGTGCAAGCTTGACCTTGGAGATGTGAGGGAAGTGGCTAGTGTGAAGTTGAATGGAAAAGATATTGGAGTAGCCTGGCACATCCCTTTTCAACTCAGTATTGGGAATTTAAGACTAAAAGATAACATCCTGGAAATTGAAGTAACCAATCTTTCAGCTAATTATATGCGGCTCCGTGACCAGCAGAAGCCTGACTGGAAGAAATTTTATGATATCAATATTGTGGACATTACTTACAAGAAGTTTGATGCTTCGAAGTGGGAGCCAATGCCTTCCGGCCTGCTGGGACCCGTTACATTGATTTATGACTAA
- a CDS encoding DUF420 domain-containing protein, whose product MATITIEKKPKYERIINVLAIAIPVAVAVLLGIRQKIDLGEWTKVLPHVIGMINSLTAVLLLLGYYFIRNNNLTAHRQMMTAAFLLGAVFLVCYILYHVSNESTPFGGEGAIRPVYYFLLISHILLSIVVVWFVLRAVYFGYTNQILQHRKAVKWALPIWLYVSISGVIVYLMISPYYV is encoded by the coding sequence ATGGCAACAATAACAATAGAAAAGAAACCAAAATACGAGCGTATCATTAATGTGCTTGCGATTGCGATTCCGGTTGCAGTAGCAGTATTGCTGGGAATACGTCAAAAAATTGACCTGGGCGAATGGACTAAGGTCTTGCCACATGTAATTGGAATGATCAATTCGCTGACTGCGGTCTTGTTGTTATTGGGATACTATTTTATCCGAAACAATAACCTTACTGCGCACCGGCAAATGATGACCGCGGCGTTCTTGCTTGGAGCTGTGTTTTTGGTTTGCTATATTTTGTATCATGTATCAAACGAATCAACACCTTTCGGTGGAGAGGGGGCGATTAGGCCTGTTTACTATTTTTTGCTGATTTCGCATATTCTGTTGTCGATAGTGGTCGTTTGGTTTGTATTGCGTGCAGTTTATTTTGGTTACACCAATCAGATTTTACAGCATCGGAAAGCGGTTAAATGGGCTTTGCCTATCTGGCTTTATGTAAGTATAAGTGGTGTAATCGTTTATTTGATGATCAGTCCTTATTACGTATGA
- a CDS encoding cytochrome C oxidase subunit IV family protein: protein MAEVHHVHNQDPNAGAEQRKAIWKTFWILLILTTLEFVIAFTVPHGILKITIFIVMTIVKAFYIVGEFMHLKHETKSLIWSILVPVIFVAWLILALMLEGNAIFKAIFD from the coding sequence ATGGCAGAAGTACATCATGTTCACAATCAAGATCCTAATGCAGGAGCGGAGCAACGCAAAGCAATATGGAAAACGTTTTGGATCCTGTTGATCCTTACGACTCTTGAATTCGTGATCGCTTTTACAGTTCCTCACGGTATCTTGAAAATTACAATTTTCATAGTAATGACAATCGTGAAGGCATTTTATATTGTCGGTGAGTTTATGCACTTAAAGCATGAAACCAAGTCATTGATCTGGTCCATTCTGGTACCGGTCATCTTTGTCGCGTGGTTGATACTTGCATTGATGCTCGAAGGCAATGCGATTTTCAAAGCTATTTTCGATTAA
- a CDS encoding cytochrome c oxidase subunit 3 yields MAANVTTPGAVEPKMWMGGIEPMKASYGKLMMWFFLISDTFTFSALLVAYGTARFSFPAFTGKHADFTFSNMYWPVPERVYESVPFLHGVSLPLVFVGIMTFILIASSVTMVLAVEAGHRLDRANVEKYMLWTILGGFTFLGCQAWEWSHFIHGTDAGSVMKVIENGTWIEKTIFGANLTENQYGPPAFADFFFFITGFHGTHVFSGVILNILIFFRSATGFYDKRGSYEMVEKVGLYWHFVDLVWVFVFTFFYLV; encoded by the coding sequence ATGGCTGCAAATGTAACAACACCTGGCGCGGTAGAACCCAAAATGTGGATGGGGGGTATTGAGCCTATGAAAGCGAGTTACGGAAAACTGATGATGTGGTTTTTTCTCATCTCAGATACGTTTACTTTCTCCGCCCTGCTGGTGGCATATGGCACAGCCCGGTTTAGTTTCCCTGCATTCACCGGAAAGCACGCGGATTTTACATTTTCAAATATGTACTGGCCTGTTCCTGAAAGGGTATATGAGTCGGTACCATTCCTGCACGGAGTGTCCCTGCCATTGGTTTTTGTTGGTATCATGACATTCATTCTGATCGCGAGTAGCGTTACAATGGTACTTGCTGTGGAAGCGGGTCACCGGCTGGACCGCGCGAATGTTGAGAAATATATGCTTTGGACGATATTGGGAGGATTTACTTTCCTTGGATGCCAGGCTTGGGAATGGTCTCACTTTATCCACGGAACAGACGCGGGTAGTGTGATGAAGGTAATTGAAAACGGTACCTGGATTGAAAAGACAATATTTGGAGCGAATCTGACGGAAAACCAATATGGCCCTCCTGCATTTGCCGACTTCTTCTTCTTTATCACCGGCTTCCACGGAACCCACGTTTTTAGTGGTGTGATATTAAATATCCTTATTTTCTTTCGCTCGGCAACCGGTTTTTACGATAAAAGAGGAAGCTACGAAATGGTAGAAAAAGTAGGGCTTTACTGGCACTTTGTGGATTTGGTGTGGGTGTTCGTTTTTACATTCTTTTATCTGGTTTAA
- a CDS encoding cytochrome c oxidase subunit 3, producing the protein MENVQEYKIEKGPRETLAMDPKKFILWLFLVSIIMLFASQTSAYLVRRAEGNWLEFEMPKIFWYSTAVLLISSLAMQWAYFSAKKDQFKQLKIAISITFVLGLIFLWMQFEGWKQLVAMNVYFVGNPSGSFFYVFTGLHGFHIISGLIVLLLALASAFRLKVHAKNLRRIQICATYWHFLDILWLYLFVFLLTFN; encoded by the coding sequence ATGGAGAATGTTCAAGAATATAAAATAGAAAAAGGGCCACGGGAAACATTGGCAATGGATCCAAAGAAGTTTATTCTTTGGCTGTTTCTGGTGAGTATCATTATGCTTTTTGCGTCTCAAACCAGTGCTTATCTAGTTCGCAGGGCGGAAGGAAACTGGCTTGAATTTGAAATGCCGAAGATTTTCTGGTACAGTACAGCGGTATTATTAATCAGCAGTCTGGCTATGCAATGGGCTTACTTTTCGGCAAAAAAAGATCAGTTCAAACAATTGAAAATAGCAATTTCTATTACTTTTGTACTAGGCCTGATTTTCTTGTGGATGCAGTTTGAAGGGTGGAAACAGCTGGTAGCAATGAATGTGTATTTTGTTGGAAATCCGTCAGGCTCATTCTTTTATGTATTTACCGGTCTGCACGGTTTTCATATCATTAGCGGACTAATTGTTTTACTATTGGCATTGGCTTCTGCTTTTCGTTTGAAGGTCCACGCCAAGAATTTGAGAAGAATTCAAATCTGTGCTACCTACTGGCACTTTTTAGATATACTCTGGTTATACCTTTTTGTTTTTTTATTGACCTTTAATTAA